The Longimicrobium sp. genome includes the window GGGCGCAGGCGGCCACCAACCCGAGGCCTCGGCTGCCGTGGGGCCCTCACCCGTCCTCGCTTAGGCTCGTCCACCCTCTCCCACAAACAGCGTGGGAGAGGGGGTACACACCAGTTCGGTGCGTCTTATCCAGACGAAGCGCGACGCTATCCATCCTGAGCCCCAGACGCACCGACCGGCCAAAGCAAGGTCGCGCACGATACCCAAACAGCCACCCGAGCAAGCCAGTCCGCGAAGGCGGACTTCGTGTGGTCGTTGCAGCGAATTCATTCGCCCGTGCAGCTCGCGGCCGCCCCACTCCTGCTGGATCAGTGGCCACGTCCAGGGTGCAGGCGAAGCGAGAGCACCCGCCCGTGCAGTTGGGATGAGAAGCGGCCCTGGTCAACCGCCGGCCGGCCGTTCACCAGCACGTGCACCATCCCCTCCGCCAGCTTGTGCGGATCGCTGAACGTCGCCGGATCGTTCACGCGGGCCAGGTCGAACACCACCACGTCGGCCGCCGCACCTTCGCGCAGCGTGCCGCGGCCGGGGATGCGGAACACCGTGGCGGGAAGCGACGTCATGCTGCGGATGGCGGCGGCCAGGTCCATCACCCCGCGCTCCACCACGTACTCGCGGATCTTGCGCGGGTAGGTGCCGTACGAGCGCGGGTGGGGAACGCCCTCGCCCATCGGCACCAGGTCGCCGTCGGACGAGGTCATCATCCACGGCTGCCGCATCAGCAGGTCCACGTCGGCGTCGAGCATGTTGAACGAAACGACGCCCGGGTTGCCGGTGCGCAGCAGCTCCAGCACCGCGTCCACCGGCTCCACCCCCCCGCGCTGGGCCACCCACAGCAGCGTCCTGCCCTCGATCGTGGGGTCCGCGCGGTGGCGGCGGAACTGGATGCGGTCTGCCCCGCCGCGCCGGTCCAGGTTGTCGAGCACCTCCACCCGCAGCCGGGCGCGCTCCGCGGGATCCCCGATGCGGCGCTGGAGGGCCGTGTCGCCGCCCGCCAGCGCCCACCGCGGCACCAGCGCGCCGCTCAGCGAGGTGGCTGACGCGGTGTACGGGTACTGGTCCGCGAACACCTCGACCCCCTCGGCACGCGCCCGGTCGATGCGGCTGACCAGCGCGCCGGAGTAGCCCCACACCCGCGGCCCCAGCGCCTTGAGGTGCGTGGCCACCACGCGAAGCCGCGCCTCGCGCCCAATGCGGATCACCTCGTCCACCGCCGCCACCAGCCCCACGTTGTAGTCTGCCTCGTCGCGGATGTGGCTGGAATAGGCGCCCCCGTAGCCGGAGACGATCCGGGACAGGTCGATCAGCTCCTCCGTCTTCGCGAAGCTCCCTGGCGCGTACCAGGGCCCCGTCGACAGGCCGAACGCCCCCTCCTCCATCCCGGCCCGCACCAGCGCGCGCATCTGGTCCATCTCGGCGGGGGTGGGCGCGCGGTCGGCCATCCCCATCACCCGCGACCGCACCGAGCCGTGCGGCACCATCTGCGCGACGTTCACGCCGATGCCGTGCGCCTGCATTTCCGCGCGCTGGCGGGCCACGTCCGTCGCCCCGCCCCCGTCGGGGTTCACCAGCACCGTGGTGATCCCCTGCGCCAGCAGCGGCTGCCCGTGGCTGAGCGCCGCCGTCGCCAGCCCCTCGCCCGCGTGGGTGTGCACGTCGATGAAGCCCGGGGCCACGTACAGCCCCGATGCGTCGATCTCCCGCGCCGCGCGCTGTCCGGAAAGGTCGCCGACGGCCACGATGCGGTCGCCCCGGATGGCGACGTCCGCCCGGTACCACGGGTTGCCGGTGCCGTCCAGCACCCGCCCGTTGCGGATGATCAGGTCGTACGGGGTCTGCGCGTGCAGCGGAAGGGCCGCGAGAAGCGCCGCGCCGGCCAGGAGCCGCCGGGTGATCGTGCCGAAGGGCATGGGGTGGTTCCAGGGAGAAGGGCAGAGCGACGATGGATCAACCCCCGGCACGGGTCCGGGTCGCGGGCGGGAAACACCTGACATTGCGGAAGCGCGTGGCGATGCACAAGATGCACGTTCCGGCCGCTACAGCCCCACCCCTCCCGAGGATCGACCGATGAAGCTTTCCACGCCGCGATGGGCGCTGGCCGCCTTCGCGCTCGCCGCGTACGCACCCGCCGCGGCCGCGCAGGCGAGCCTGGCGGACCAGGTGGAGATCCGCCGCACGGCGTACGGCGTGCCGCACATCCGGGCGGAGAACTTCCGCGCGGCGGGCTTCGGGCTGGGCTGGGTGCAGCTGGAAGACCACGGCATGCGCATCGTGCAGGGCCTGGTGCGGGCGCGGGGCGAGCTGGCGCTGCGCTACGGTGCCGACAGCCTGGAATCGGACTTCGATTTCCGCCCCGTGCACCGGCGGGCCGTGGCGACCTATCCCCTCCTGGATGCCGACACGCGCGACATGTACGACGGGTTCGCCGCCGGGGTGAACCGCTACGTGGAGCTTCACCGCTCCGAGTTTCCTGCGTGGGTGACGCCCACGTTCAGCGGCCACGACGTGCACGCGCAGGGGATGGGCGGGGGCGGCCCCGACGTCCGGCGCTTCCTGAACCGCGTCCGCGGCGAGACGCCGCGGGGCGGGGCCGCGCAGCCGGGGGCGGAGGGCGATCCGCAGGCCCCGGGCGCGGAGGACGGCTCCAACGCATGGGCGCTGGCGCCCAGCCGCACCCGGTCCGGGCGCGCCATCCTGCTGCGCAATCCGCACCTGGCGTGGTCCGCCGGCTACTACGAGGCGCACGTGACGGTGCCCGGGCAGCTGGATTTCTACGGCGACTTCCGGCTGGGCGGGCCCATCGTGCTGGTTGGCGGCTTCAACCCGTACCTGGGCTGGGCGACCACCAACAACGCGCCGGACCTGGAAGAGATCTACGCGCTGGAGGTGGATCCCACCCGTCCCGACCACTACCTCTTCGACGGCGGCTCCGTCCCCCTGCGGCGCGAGACGGAAACGGTGGAGTTCGCCAACGGCCCGGGGGTGGGCACGGTGACGCGCGAAAGCTGGACGACGCCGCTGGGGCCCGTCATCCATCGCGGCGGCGGAAAGATCTACGTGGTGCGGGCCGCGGGCGAGGACGAGTTCCGGGGCGGCGAGCAGTTCCTGAAGATGATGCGGGCCCGCAACCGCACCGAGTGGACGAACGCCGTGCGCATGCGGGCGCGGGTGACCTCCAACCTCACATACGCGGACCGCGACGGGAACATCTACTACGTGTGGAACGCCACCCACCCGGCCCTGCCGCATCCTTCCGGCGGCGACACGACCGCGATTCCCGCCACGCGGAGCACGGACGTGTGGACGCGCGTGGTCGCCTTCGACTCGCTTCCGCAGGTGCTCAATCCGCGCGGCGGATACGTGCGCAACGAGAACGATCCACCGTACCTCACCAACCTGCACCAGCCCCTGCGGCGCGAGGACTATCCCGCCTACTTTCCCGGCGGCGCGGAGCTGCGGCTGCGCAGCCAGCACTCGCTGGAGCTGCTTCACAACGACCGGAAATTTTCACTGGAAGACGTGGTGGCCGCCAAGCACAGCATGCGGATGATCCTTGCCGACCGCGTGAAGGACGACCTGCTGCGGGCCGTGCGCGCCGCCCAGCCCACGCCGGAGGTCGCCCAGGCCGCCGCCGTGCTGGAGCGCTGGGACAACACGGCGGCGGCGGAAAGCCGCGGCGGCGTGCTCTTCGAAACGTGGTGGTGGCGATACGTGCGGACGGGCCCGCAGGCCCCGCCCAGCGCCGCCTCGGTGGGCTTTCCCGTCCCCGCCGCGGCGCTCTTCGCCCGGGCGTGGACCGCCGCCGAGCCCCTGGACACCCCCCGCGGCCTGGGAGACCCGCGGCGCGCGGCCGAAGCGTTCGCCTGGGCCGTCGCCGAGGTGCAGCGGAAGTATGGCAGCGCGGACGTGGCGTGGGGCACCGTCCACCGCGTGCGCCACGGCTCGGTGGACGTGCCCGTGGGCGGGTGCAGCGGGTTCCTGGGCTGCTTCCGCGTGCTGAACTTTCGCGAGGAACCGGATGGAACGCGTACCGTCGTCGGGGGCGATGGGTGGGTGCTCGCGGTAGAGTTCACCACTCCGGTGCGCGCCTACAGCGTACTGGCATACGGCGAGAGCAGCCGGCCCGGCTCGCCGCACCACGGCGACCAGGCCGCCATGTTCGCCACCAACCGCATGAAGCCGGTCGCCTTCACCGAGGCGGACGTGGAACGCGCGACGGTGCGGCGGTACCGGCCGGGGCGAGAGTGACAATGAGGTGAGATCACGGAGTAGCCGCAACCGAAGGGGCGCGTAGCGTGTCAGATTCCCGCGACTCCCGCTACCGCCCCGTGGTTCAACGAACATTTCGCGAACGGCCGTGCAACTCCAGCCGCGCCGCGCCAAGGCCGGCGCACGTCCGTGACAGGGCCGGTTGCCACCACCGCGGATCCGTTCACAACGTCACCCGCGGTGGAGTACGACGGCTACGTAACCACAGTGTCGGAGTGCCAGCCCTACGAGCTGCAATCGGAAATCGGCGAACCCTGCGGGGGGAGGCAATATCGGGGGCGGCGAGTGGGAAGGCCCGGCGCCTGAAGAGCAAGAACCGACTGACTCATCCGTGGGTGAGAGCGCGGAGTACGTGCGAGCGAACACCGGATGAATCCTCTTTCTCCTGTTACCGGCCCGCGGGTACGGCAACGCCCACTCCGACCAGCTTCGAGGCGGAAATGCAGCACAACCCACGGGATTGGCTCCGGCCGGCAGGCACAGGATTCAGCACGCTTTCCATGCACTGCCATGTGGAATACGACCCGGTTCTCCTCGCGCGCGCGTTCCAGCGGGCCAACCCCGAAATGGCAGACCTGGTCGCGTCAGGAACGATGGCTGCCATCGTGCCGGATGGGGTCGCGGCTGCAGCCGAAGTGAGCCAGCGGTTCCGGCACGAGTGGCTGATCTGGTGGCGAAAGCCGTCCTGCTGGCGCGACGACATCGTGTGGGAAAACGGTGGCCGCATGATCAGCATCGTTTGCGACACCCTGTCGGCCTCGTACGTCTCCGCGTTGCATACCCTGTACACGAATCAACGCCCCGGAAGGCAGTGGCCGCGGCTGAGATCCCTGGTCCAGCCGCGGATCCGATACGAATTGCCGACCCTGGAGAACCGGATGGAACTCGTTCCTCTGGTCGCGCGATCATTCCTGGCCGGTAACTGGGAGCTCTCCGTCGTGGGGAAGCAGGTGTATGTGGGACGGGAAGCGGTGCGGTTACGAGCGGCACGGACGGACGGTTCCGGACCGGGGCTCTGGGACGGCGTTGATGAGTACGAGGTGCTGGTCGACGGGCGGCATGATGTCCTGCTCCGGGTGGCCGGAATCGTCGATGGCGAGGAAGCAGGGAGCTTTGCCGCGGGCGAGGTACGCTTCGACGTCGGCATTCCAGACGACGTGTTTACCTTCACCCCACCGCGGCGCACGAAGGTTGTGTGCGTCTGAGGACGCGTGACGCGGACCTGGGTGAGCGCGCGTATCTTTGTCGCGCAGCGCCGTCCGTCTGTCGAAGTAGTGCGCCAAAGCGGCGAACGTTCGGAAAGAGCCCGCCGGGGCGCCCGCTCTGTCCAATGTTCGTACGGGATCGCCCGTCAGATTTTCCTTGACCGGGGCGGAACACGCGATTACCCTTCTGCACTTCGCCGGCGTAGCAGTCCCCCGCGCCCGCCCCCCGCTCCCCCGCCGGCCATCCGGCATCCCACCCCGCAGGACCCTCCGGAGGAAACCGCTCGATGAAGAAGTGGATGAAGCGTTTGGGCATGGGCCTTGGCGGGCTTGTGGTCCTGCTGCTGGTGGCGTTGGCCGTGGCGTACGGCGCCAGCAAGAAGCGGCTCAACCAGCAGTGGGACGTCGCGGCAGCGTCGCTGAACATCACGCGCGACCCGGCGCAGGTGGCGCGGGGCAAGCACGTGGCCACCGCCGTTTCCAAGTGCACCGAGTGCCATGGCCAGGACCTCGGTGGAACGGTATTCATCGACGGCATGCCCATGGCCGTGCTGATCGCCCCAAACCTTACCGCGGGCAAGGGCGGCGTGCTGCCCCGCTACACCGACGCGCAGCTCGAGGCAGCCATCCGCCACGGCGTGCGCTCCGACAAGCGCGCCCTGCTCATCATGCCGTCGGACGAATTCCAGCACCTGAGCGACGAGGACGTCGCCGCGGTCATCGCCTACCTCCGTACGGTTCCGCCCGTGGACCGGGAGCTCGCCCCGTCCAGGGTGGGTCCGCTGGGGCATGTGCTGCTCGCCACGCGCCAGCTTCCCCTGCCCGCCGAGATCATCGACCACGCGCCCCGTACCCGCCGGGTTCCGCCGCAGGGCGTTACGCGCGAGTACGGGCAGTACCTGGTGAGCGTGGGCGGGTGCGTGGGGTGCCACACACCCAGCCTGGGTGGGGGCCCCGGCCACGGCCTGCCAGCGCCGAATATCACCCCCGGCGGGCCGATCGCCGCGTGGAGCGAGGCCGACTGGTTCAGGGCGATGCGCGAGGGCAAGCGCCCGGACGGCTCCGCCATCGACCCCCAGATGCCGTGGAAGGCGGTCGGCAGGATGACGGACGACGAGATGCGCGCCATGTGGATGTACCTGCGCACCGTGCCGCGCGTGGAGCCGCAAGCGAAGAGCTGACCCCTCGCGCCGGACGCACGAAGGCCCGCCGTGGAACCGTCCACGGCGGGCCTCGTCTATCCGGCTGTCAGGAGAAATTCCCCTGGCGCCTGGCGGAGATCAGGCGGCCTGCGACTCGTGCTCGCCCGTCTCCACGCCGATCTGCTGCTGGCCGCCCTCGCCGCCGATCTGGATCTTGCGGCGGCGGGCCTTTTCGCTCTTGGGGACGACGACGGTGAGCACGCCGTCCTCGAAGGTGGCCTGGATGGCCTCGCTGTCGACGTCGCGCGGCAGCACGAACGAGCGGGTGAAGGTGCCGTAGCGGCGCTCGGCCAGGTGGAACCGGCCCTTCTCGCCCTCGGTGCGCTCCTCGCGCTTTTCGCCGCGGATGGTGAGGACGTTGTTCTCGACGTCGATCTCGATGGCGTTGCGCTTGAGGCCCGGCATCTCGGTGACCACGCGGATCTCGCGCTCGGTCTCGACGACGTCCGTCTCGGGCGCGCGCATCAGGGTGGCGCCGTTGCCCTGCCGCCCGCCCATGAAGTTGGTGAACAGCTGGTCGAGCGGGTCGTTGAAGCGAGTGGTGGAATACATCGTCATCTGTCGTTCCTCCGGTTTGTGTAGCCCCAGCGGGCCGACGGTTGGTTCACGCACGTCGCGCAGGCACCCCGCCCGCGCGGCCGCCCCGTGCAAAGGCAACGCGCGTACCAGTTTACGTCGGTCAAAACGACAAACGGACTGCAGAAAAGACAGTGCAGAAAGACAGTGCGTGAGTGCGTTAGTGCGGAAGGGATTCACTAACGCACTTCCGCACTCACGCACTCACGCACTTCCCTTCTCCAGCGCCTCACTCACCGCGGTCCACAGCGCGTCGGGGGTGAACGGCTTCTGGATCAGCCGGAAGCGGCTTTCCAGCACGCCATGGCGGATCAGGGCGTCGTCGGTGTAGCCCGACATGAACACCACCCGCAGCCCCGGCGAAACGGCCAGCAGCTCCTCAGCCAGCTCGCGGCCGCTTCCCTCGGGCATCACCACGTCGGTCAGCAGCAGGTCGATGCGGCCGCCCGCCTGCTCGAACGCGTGTCGCGCGTCGGCGCGGCAGCGCGCGTCGAGCACCAGGTACCCTTTGCGCTCCAGGATCTTGCGGGCCAGCGTGCGCACCGCGTCCTCGTCTTCCACCAGCAGGATGGTGGCCGATCGCGGGCCGCCGTCGTCCAGCGCGTGCAGCACCGGCTCCAGGCGGTCGGGCTCGGCATTGACCGCGGGCAGGAACACCCGGAAGGTGGTGCCGCGGCCGGGCTCGCTTTCTACCCACACGTACCCGCCGCTCTGCTTGACGATGCCGTACACCGTCGAAAGCCCCAGCCCCGTGCCGTGCCCCGGCTCCTTGGTGGTGAAGAACGGCTCGAAGACGCGGGCCAGCACCTCCGGCTCCATCCCCACCCCCTCGTCCGACACCGTCAGCTGCACGTACGGGCCGGGGACCACGGAGTACGGGTAGCGGCGCGAGTCTTCTTCGGTCAGCCGCGTGTCGGCGGTCTCGATCACCAGCGAGCCCCCGCGCGGCAGGGCGTCGCGCCCGTTCACCGCCAGGTTCATGATCACCTGCTCCAGCTGGCCGGGGTCTGCCCTCACCCGCGACGCGTGGGCGCCCAGCCGGGTGACGAGGGCGACGTCCTCTCCCAGCAGCCGGGCCAGCATGCGCTCCATCTCCCGCACGCTGGCGTTCAGGTCCAGCACCTTGGGCGCCAGCATCTGCTTGCGGCTGAACGCCAGCAGCTGCCGCGTGAGCCCCGCGGCGCGGATGGAGGCGCGCTTGATCTCCATCAGGTCTTCGCGCAGCGGCCCCGTTTCCGGCGCCTCCATCAGCAGCATCTCGGCGTTGCCCTGGATGGCCGTCAGCAGGTTGTTGAAGTCGTGGGCGATGCCGCCGGCCAGGCGCCCCACCGCCTCCAGCTTCTGCGACTGGCGAAGCTGCTCCTCGCTCGCGCGCAGCTCTTCCTCCGCCTGGCGCCGGTCGGTGACGTCGTGCGAGTTCACCACCACGGCGCGGACGGCCGGGTGCTCGACCAGGTTGTAGCCCGTGCTTTCCAGGATGCGCCACCCGCCATCCGCCATCCGGATGCGGTACTCGCGCGTGACCGAGGCGCCCGGCTGGCCCAGGATGGACATGAACGCGTTCAGCACCTCGCCCACGTCTTCGGGGTGGATGAGCTCGAAAATGTTGCGCTCGTGCAGCTCGTCGTAGGTGTAGCCCAGCAGCCGCTCCACCGAGGGGCTGTGGTCGCGCACCTTGCCCTCCAGGTCCAGGCTCACCACCAGGTCCTGTGCATTCTCCATCAGCGCGCGGAAGTACGCCTCGCGGCTGGCCAGCGTGTCCTGGGCCGCGCGCCGCTCGGTGATGTCTTCGGCGATGCCGGCCGTGCGGAAGGCGGCGCCGTGCGCGTCACGGATGGGAAAGCCCCGGTCGCGGATCCAGCGGAAATCGCCATCGGGGCGGACGATGCGGTACTCCACCTCGTACGGCTCCACCGTGCCCATGACGCCCGCCAGGGCCTGGGTGTCGTCGGGGTGCAGGGACCGCAGCCACACGCCGGAGTCGGCGTACAGCTCGTCGATGGTGCGGGCCCAGATGCGCTCGTACGCGGGGCTCACGTACACGGTGCGCTCCTGGGCCAGGTCGTACAGCCAGAACACCGCGCCGATGTTTTCGGCCAGCTGCCGGAAGCGCTCCTCGCTTTCGCGCAGCGCCTGCTCGGAGCGGTGCTGCTGCACGGCGTAGCGCACGGCCCGCTCCAGCAGCAGCGGGGTGATCTCGCTCTTCACCAGGAAGTCGGCCGCGCCGGCGCGCATGGCGGCCATGTCTACCCCGTCGTCGCCCACGCCGGTCAGCAGCAGCACCGGCGGGGTGGCCGCGCGGCTCGTCAGGCGGTCCAGGAAGTCCAGCCCGCTGGCCCCGCCCAGGTAAAAGTCCAGCAGCACGGCGTCGAACGCCCCGTCGCGCAGGGCGGCGAGCCCGTCTTCCACCGTGGGCGCCCACTGCAGCTGGAACTTCACCCCCCGCGCCTCCGAAAGCAGGGCGCGGGTCAGGACGAAGTCGTCCTCGTCGTCCTCCACCAGCAGCACGCGCAGTGTCTCGGGGCTCATTCCCCCTCCCCGGCCGCGGGGGGCAGCTCCACGATCTCGATGTAGTAGCGCCCCAGCGCCTTCATGGCGCTCACCAGCCCGCCGAAGGTCACGGGCTTGGAGATGAACGAGCTGGCGCCCAGGTCGTAGCTGCGCAGCACGTCCTCTTCCGCGCGGGAGGTGGTGAGCACCACCACGGGAATGCGGCGCAGCTCGGGATGGGCCTTGATCTCGCGCAGCGCCTCGCGGCCGTCCTTTCGGGGCATGTTCAGGTCGAGCAGGATCAGCCCCGGGCGGGGGGCGGCGCCCGGGGCCGACCACCGGCCGCGCCGGTTCAGGTAGTCCATCAGCTCCTCGCCGTCTTCCACGAAGCGCAGCTCGTTGTTCAGCCGCGCCTCGGCCAGGGCGTCGGAGGCCAGCAGCCGGTCGTCGGCGTCGTCGTCGGCCATCAGGATCAACACGCGGCTCCCCTGCACAGGGGTCATGGGGTCGGGCGTCATGGAGTCAGGCCTCCTGCTGCGCCGCCCGAAGGGCGGGAATGCGGATGATGAACGCGGAGCCGCGCCCCGGCTGGCTCTGGGCCGTAAGGGTGCCGCCGTGCCGCTCGGCGATGCGCCGGCAGATGGCCAACCCCATTCCCGTGCCCTCATACTCGCCGCGCCCGTGAAGGCGCTGAAAGGGCGAAAAGATGCGGTCCAGGTACTTTTCGTCGAACCCGATCCCCTCGTCGGCCACCGTCACCTCGGCCCAGGAAAGGACATCCGGCCGCGCCGGCGCCTCGTCGGCCGGGAGCAGCCGCCCCTTCACCCGCACCACCGGGGGCACGCCGGGCCGATGGAACTTCACCGCGTTGCCCACCAGGTTCAGCAGCAGCTGCCTCATCTGCGTCAGGTCCGCCTCCACCGTGGGCAGCGGACCGACGTAGACGCGGCCGCCCGTGGCGGCGATGCGCACCTGCAGGTCGCTCACCGCCTCGTGCGCCAGCGGGTACAGGTTCACGCGCACGAACGGCTGCGGCCGGGTGCCCACCCGCGAATACGCCAGCAGGTCCTGGATCAGCCCCTGCATCCGCGCGGCGGCGCTCCGCATGCGTGCCAGGTAGTCGCGCCCCTGCTCGTCGAGCGCGGCACCCGCGCGCGTGGCCAGCCGGTCGCCGAACGCCTGGATCTTGCGCAGCGGCTCCTGCAGGTCGTGCGAGGCCACGTAGGCAAAGTCCTGCAGCTCGCGGTTGCTGCGCTGCAGCTCGCGGGCGTAGGCCTGCAGCTTGTCCTCGGCCTCGCGGCTGGTGGTCAGCAGGCGCTGCTCCGTCTCGTACGCCAGCGCGTCTCGCATGGCCGCCGACATCACCCCCGCCAGCAGCGACAGGGTGTTCCCCTCGCCCTCGCCGAACGCGTGGGGCCGCGACGACACCACCTTCAGCACCCCCAGCCGCCGCCCCTCGGCCACCAGCGGAACCACCAGCATGGACCGGACGCCCACCCGCCGCGTGGCGGCAAGGGCCACGCGCGGGTCCGTTTCCGAATCGTCGCAGCGCAGCACCTGGCCCGTGCGCACGCTCAGCCCCGACAGGCTGCCCTCCATCGGCAGCCGCAGCCCCAGGTGCGGCTGCATGGACCCGGACGCGGCGCGGTACACCATCTCGTCGCCCTCCTGCAGCTCCACCACCCCACCGTCCGCCCCCGTCAGCGTGCAGGCACGCGCGGCGATGCTCACCATCAGCGGCTCCAGGTTCAGCCCGGCGGTGGCGAACTCCTGCTGCGCGGCCACCAGCTCCCGCAGGTGCTCGGCCGTGCGGCGCAGCTCCGCTTCGGCGTGGCGGCGCTCGGTGACGTCGCGCGAGTTGATGACGATTCCGCGCACGGCGGGGTCGTCCAGCCGG containing:
- a CDS encoding cytochrome c, which translates into the protein MKKWMKRLGMGLGGLVVLLLVALAVAYGASKKRLNQQWDVAAASLNITRDPAQVARGKHVATAVSKCTECHGQDLGGTVFIDGMPMAVLIAPNLTAGKGGVLPRYTDAQLEAAIRHGVRSDKRALLIMPSDEFQHLSDEDVAAVIAYLRTVPPVDRELAPSRVGPLGHVLLATRQLPLPAEIIDHAPRTRRVPPQGVTREYGQYLVSVGGCVGCHTPSLGGGPGHGLPAPNITPGGPIAAWSEADWFRAMREGKRPDGSAIDPQMPWKAVGRMTDDEMRAMWMYLRTVPRVEPQAKS
- a CDS encoding PAS domain S-box protein, translated to MHLTLAELDTAPTPADHGTRTHRHADGSAIRVELASGAVRYAGRDARLVTAREVPGDPLGELGDRRFRQALEHAPIGMALVAPDGRWTMVNRALCRITGYSEEELLGPAFHGVTRPGDLGADLAQVQALLAGEGDSYEMEKRYVRRDGQAVWVLLTVAVVRDDAGQPVQFIAQMQDITEQRDARVALRRSEARFRSLIENATDVITVLDADGRIRFESPSVTRILGYEPDELLGRPVTDFIHPDDRAHVLEALAARVRDPGVVQSVELRFRHRHGGWRILAARGANRLDDPAVRGIVINSRDVTERRHAEAELRRTAEHLRELVAAQQEFATAGLNLEPLMVSIAARACTLTGADGGVVELQEGDEMVYRAASGSMQPHLGLRLPMEGSLSGLSVRTGQVLRCDDSETDPRVALAATRRVGVRSMLVVPLVAEGRRLGVLKVVSSRPHAFGEGEGNTLSLLAGVMSAAMRDALAYETEQRLLTTSREAEDKLQAYARELQRSNRELQDFAYVASHDLQEPLRKIQAFGDRLATRAGAALDEQGRDYLARMRSAAARMQGLIQDLLAYSRVGTRPQPFVRVNLYPLAHEAVSDLQVRIAATGGRVYVGPLPTVEADLTQMRQLLLNLVGNAVKFHRPGVPPVVRVKGRLLPADEAPARPDVLSWAEVTVADEGIGFDEKYLDRIFSPFQRLHGRGEYEGTGMGLAICRRIAERHGGTLTAQSQPGRGSAFIIRIPALRAAQQEA
- a CDS encoding D-aminoacylase gives rise to the protein MPFGTITRRLLAGAALLAALPLHAQTPYDLIIRNGRVLDGTGNPWYRADVAIRGDRIVAVGDLSGQRAAREIDASGLYVAPGFIDVHTHAGEGLATAALSHGQPLLAQGITTVLVNPDGGGATDVARQRAEMQAHGIGVNVAQMVPHGSVRSRVMGMADRAPTPAEMDQMRALVRAGMEEGAFGLSTGPWYAPGSFAKTEELIDLSRIVSGYGGAYSSHIRDEADYNVGLVAAVDEVIRIGREARLRVVATHLKALGPRVWGYSGALVSRIDRARAEGVEVFADQYPYTASATSLSGALVPRWALAGGDTALQRRIGDPAERARLRVEVLDNLDRRGGADRIQFRRHRADPTIEGRTLLWVAQRGGVEPVDAVLELLRTGNPGVVSFNMLDADVDLLMRQPWMMTSSDGDLVPMGEGVPHPRSYGTYPRKIREYVVERGVMDLAAAIRSMTSLPATVFRIPGRGTLREGAAADVVVFDLARVNDPATFSDPHKLAEGMVHVLVNGRPAVDQGRFSSQLHGRVLSLRLHPGRGH
- a CDS encoding Hsp20/alpha crystallin family protein, producing MTMYSTTRFNDPLDQLFTNFMGGRQGNGATLMRAPETDVVETEREIRVVTEMPGLKRNAIEIDVENNVLTIRGEKREERTEGEKGRFHLAERRYGTFTRSFVLPRDVDSEAIQATFEDGVLTVVVPKSEKARRRKIQIGGEGGQQQIGVETGEHESQAA
- a CDS encoding response regulator, whose protein sequence is MADDDADDRLLASDALAEARLNNELRFVEDGEELMDYLNRRGRWSAPGAAPRPGLILLDLNMPRKDGREALREIKAHPELRRIPVVVLTTSRAEEDVLRSYDLGASSFISKPVTFGGLVSAMKALGRYYIEIVELPPAAGEGE
- a CDS encoding PAS domain S-box protein, which codes for MSPETLRVLLVEDDEDDFVLTRALLSEARGVKFQLQWAPTVEDGLAALRDGAFDAVLLDFYLGGASGLDFLDRLTSRAATPPVLLLTGVGDDGVDMAAMRAGAADFLVKSEITPLLLERAVRYAVQQHRSEQALRESEERFRQLAENIGAVFWLYDLAQERTVYVSPAYERIWARTIDELYADSGVWLRSLHPDDTQALAGVMGTVEPYEVEYRIVRPDGDFRWIRDRGFPIRDAHGAAFRTAGIAEDITERRAAQDTLASREAYFRALMENAQDLVVSLDLEGKVRDHSPSVERLLGYTYDELHERNIFELIHPEDVGEVLNAFMSILGQPGASVTREYRIRMADGGWRILESTGYNLVEHPAVRAVVVNSHDVTDRRQAEEELRASEEQLRQSQKLEAVGRLAGGIAHDFNNLLTAIQGNAEMLLMEAPETGPLREDLMEIKRASIRAAGLTRQLLAFSRKQMLAPKVLDLNASVREMERMLARLLGEDVALVTRLGAHASRVRADPGQLEQVIMNLAVNGRDALPRGGSLVIETADTRLTEEDSRRYPYSVVPGPYVQLTVSDEGVGMEPEVLARVFEPFFTTKEPGHGTGLGLSTVYGIVKQSGGYVWVESEPGRGTTFRVFLPAVNAEPDRLEPVLHALDDGGPRSATILLVEDEDAVRTLARKILERKGYLVLDARCRADARHAFEQAGGRIDLLLTDVVMPEGSGRELAEELLAVSPGLRVVFMSGYTDDALIRHGVLESRFRLIQKPFTPDALWTAVSEALEKGSA
- a CDS encoding penicillin acylase family protein — protein: MKLSTPRWALAAFALAAYAPAAAAQASLADQVEIRRTAYGVPHIRAENFRAAGFGLGWVQLEDHGMRIVQGLVRARGELALRYGADSLESDFDFRPVHRRAVATYPLLDADTRDMYDGFAAGVNRYVELHRSEFPAWVTPTFSGHDVHAQGMGGGGPDVRRFLNRVRGETPRGGAAQPGAEGDPQAPGAEDGSNAWALAPSRTRSGRAILLRNPHLAWSAGYYEAHVTVPGQLDFYGDFRLGGPIVLVGGFNPYLGWATTNNAPDLEEIYALEVDPTRPDHYLFDGGSVPLRRETETVEFANGPGVGTVTRESWTTPLGPVIHRGGGKIYVVRAAGEDEFRGGEQFLKMMRARNRTEWTNAVRMRARVTSNLTYADRDGNIYYVWNATHPALPHPSGGDTTAIPATRSTDVWTRVVAFDSLPQVLNPRGGYVRNENDPPYLTNLHQPLRREDYPAYFPGGAELRLRSQHSLELLHNDRKFSLEDVVAAKHSMRMILADRVKDDLLRAVRAAQPTPEVAQAAAVLERWDNTAAAESRGGVLFETWWWRYVRTGPQAPPSAASVGFPVPAAALFARAWTAAEPLDTPRGLGDPRRAAEAFAWAVAEVQRKYGSADVAWGTVHRVRHGSVDVPVGGCSGFLGCFRVLNFREEPDGTRTVVGGDGWVLAVEFTTPVRAYSVLAYGESSRPGSPHHGDQAAMFATNRMKPVAFTEADVERATVRRYRPGRE